aatagatTTAGTAATTATACTTGAGCAGTTACGCAGTGACTTGATTGCTAGCACAACttcttatattaaatataatatcacGTAAAATAATTACCGGATATTCTGGAAGATCAGATCCAGCAAAATGCGCGATGATTTGAATAGaatcaaaaaataagaaaGCAATTGAAATGCCtattacaaaaatacttgTAGTTTGACGAAGTCCTGGGTCTggtaatgtaattaaataaacgactacaccaaataataataatgttaatacctgcaaataatttatacaataatttaaaaatacatacgtcaattaatatcaattatctAGATCATACTTTTTCTTTATCTCAAACTTACAAACTCAGTTATTTTTATCGGATTTGTTAACATTAAAAACCAGGGCTCGTTTGATGAATCAACACATCCAAATTGTACGGTACttttttcaataaactttCTGTACTTACCATTTTGTTTATCGTTATCAGAATAActtttatctatttaaaataataatgttttgcTAATAAATCCGTCAATTGATTATTACACTAGTGTCATTAAGATTTTCAGTAATtaatagtatttataaattacctcTCGATGtcatagtttatttaaatatataaataaaatattataaataatagtaaatttatttttttttaaacttatacATCAGCAAAAAAGCTTCAGTTTATTTCTTTTGACGTTTTAAGGTTTTGACAGTCAATCAgacttcatttattttttttatttcattcaaataacttaaaaatagaactatattttgaatttcatgcTCGATTAAATTACAATCTCATATAATTCCAAGACCAGGCGcagtatagaaattttattatttatattttgacccTTAACAGTCACCCGGGATAAAAAAATCCGGGCCATTTTCTCGATTCTCTTAATCCAgtagtaaatttttctattcttTTGCAAATATCTCATCAGCTAttcagtttttgaaaaaaatacacgataccttttttgtagagaatttgaagctctacaaaaaagctctATTACCATTTTTCGTATAACTCAATATTTAcagaaatatttacaaaaaaccaatcacactttttttttcttaacttttaaattttcaatgtaaaattttttacttcgttttctaaaatgaaaatatttttttgaaatttaaactttttcataaATTGTACGTCAAAGTCCGTTCATTTCTCAATAATTTCCCgccatatttaattaaaaatattgaaaattactaaaattatgtttatttttataaaaaaagtcattttttgtgataaaaatttttttaaattaaaaaataaaaatttacgataaaaatcgattttgacgtttattGATTTTAGCCGCGATCCTATAGATCCCTTGTGACAGTTCGATTCTTTCCGGAAGTGGAACCTTGAGAGtcatgtaataaaataaacatcaaGTTATTTGTTgcaatgtaattttttattgatgtaaatttttgataaatataaactattgattaagagataaaaatataacatacTTAGACGTTGtaaatacatacatgtataataTACTATAGTAATACATGGATTAATTGATCCTTAGacttaataaagtttttaaatacatgtcaaacttttttaatactaaaCTATTCTATAATATCATAACGCTCGATAAATGGACGGAGTAATTACGggcttgaaataatttatcattaatgattaatctttataaataaatagtaactACAGTCATAGtgcatagtaataattttttttttttttttttttttttttctattctattttgctgaaaaatatattttaataaatatgtatatttatatcgaataaaaaaatttttttttcttttttgtaaaaatctatATACAACTTTGAGTTTAATAATTCTTACATCATATACAAGCTATTGAAAATCAGTATTAAGGTGATTGTTCCATGATAGTccaattcaaaagtattttaggcaaaaattttatctgagCCTTCCCGTGTAAAGAATCTTCTTTgtaaaaagattccaaaaaagtccGACATGTATaattgcaaaatttttttggaatctttttagAAGCATTGTTATTACATGGGTTTACCAATAGATCTGTTACACAGAAAACCTTACATGCATATACACAATACAATAAAACAATATTCACTGCGCCTGCGCGAATATTTTTCTATAGATAGTGAACTATTTTCCAAAAACgaattggtaaaaaatttttaactttgtttattactgttatatattaaatatttttcaaattccttTGATacgttttgattttattaaaatattaaaactgaGGTGGTCaattttaatcgaaataaGCTCATATACGGAGAGAAAATTATGGTGGccgttcctagtacgtttatgaaatatcagcCCATAATgtcatggtaataattacgaGGAATTATGGGTAATACGCCCATAGTTTCTAGAAAAAGTTTCCATAACCATGGTaaaaattcctataattatggtaatagtTCCCATATCGTATGGTAACTTAATtgtggtaataattaccatactCCTGAGAATAGTTTCTATGTTCGCATCGGAATAGATTCGATATTCACATCGTAACGGTTACTAGGTCCGTATGGGATTAAACCCTATACGCCATGATAATTCTCATAagattatggtaatcattaccataacattCGGAAATTCTTCATATTATGAGAACCATTTCCACAATACatagtaattgttaccatactattataataatcattaccatacaTTTAGATATTTCTCATATGatggaaaccattcccataatatatacccatatgaaaaaatatatatccacgAATATATGCCGATGAAATAGCATACATACGACAATACTAAAGATATAAGCCggatatatactatttttccagggtatatattttttcatgcgggtagtaattgttaccatattatgatggtaatcattaccataaaattagaaattacTCCTACTTACATTACGggaccattcctataatatattgtaattgttaccataaatttctctccgtatattatttgtaattaattaaaaaacaatcacGTAAAGTCTCgttaaaatcttttaaaaaatctttccACGCAACAACTAAATTAATACACTGAAACAAAAATACGttcactaaaaaatatttatcagttaaaaaaaaaatttatcgacatgattaaaaatttttttatttaattttagttaaatttatttatttggatccgttaaataattaattttttttcttttttttttttttttttaagtaaaataattatttatagttaatttaaaaaaaagtaattatcagTGTAAGAGATCCTGTATTATataattgaatcaataaattcttaattaatggacggatttaaatattaacgagATAAAACTTTGAACTTTGGGTTACAGCGTTGTACATTTAAgctttttaatgttttataaagcccgttaatattattacgagcattttagttttataattatttaaattttaatataatttacttttataaattatgacaCTTAGtatattagtaattaaaatatacttaaaatttcGTAATAATAACCGAGTCGTGCGATCAGTACCGGCCTAATTCATCCATAGAGACCTCGTACTGTCGCGAAATAACGGGCTACGAATATTTTATCGTGACAAAAACTTCACCGGCAAATACAGCAGCGTTGATAAATGTAAATACTGATGCTGATATCATCATGTCATTGTACATTTTACTTGaatatatgttattattttgtatgtCATAATAAGACCCGACGGCTTTTCTCCAGCCGTGAACCATCAGACTTGCGGCAACGATATGCAAAATGGATCCCACTGCCGAAAACATAAcaatctgaaataaatttaatatttattattaattaatttaatttttttttaatattatatttataaactataGTAATATCCTATTCATAAATCTCATATATAAAacttatacatatttttttaaaacgtcaaCTTTGTCATCCATAAAAACGCGTTACGTCGTAAATGTCTTGTTCATTTTACCGtgacattattttataaagtacgataattttttttttttttttcaaataaaatttacaaaaaaaatttttttttccatagaattttcttttttttttaaattcactaaaaacaaatttttcattttctctgggattgattttttttttcacattaaaattgaaatttttttataactaaaatttacaaaaaatttttttttcttttattaaaatttacttataataaaaatttttgtttttcgataGAATTCTCGTTtcttaaatttcctaaacacaattttttttttttaatagattttttttagtatcaaaattaactaaaaataatttttttttttccataaaaaattaaaaaaatgttttattaaatatgacaaattaattagcaaatatCATCGAGGCTTTGATGCGACTGATAGTTAATTACACACGCGAATGCCAACATAAACTCATGACTCAGCTGTGCAAATGAGAGTCAAGGCGTAGTCTGGAacggtataaaaaaaactattttatataaatcaactatctatttacatttaaatcatACTTTTGTCCACAATACAGTCcataattacaaatattacTTAGCCTTCGTAAATCgaaacatattttatttcaaacaatACCGGAAGttaatgacaattaataacaatcgttttttattttctataaaataagGTTTACTTTACCTATATTTTATCTAGATTACACCGTCAACGTACGGAAAtgacatatataactattgCCTAACATCAATGCCGTTACGCAATAATTAGCACATTTTTAAGtgactttattaattattacaaagccatgataaataataattaacggaaaaaaagataataattaccattcgctttggaattttgtctCCTAGTGCATGtccaataataaaaagtacattgataattaaatatccaGCGACGGTGGTGTAAATCAGAGCGACATCGTCTAATTTCGAACGGGGTCGATTGTACATTCGTTGATGATATGAATTCAAAGGATCAACAATCAAACCAATGGTGAATACCGCAAGgatcttaaattaaaaacaacaatatatatatatatacataaaaataggatttcttgacgcaaaaaatttttactcgccccaagaaaatttttgcaccatgaattgaaaacgaaaattttcgtaaTACTGAATTTAgctgacgtttaataattttaggatttttttttaaatgataaattataaaaaaaaaaaaatttttcaaaaaattgcacttatagtttttttgactttccacatgtgcatatttttagttttttattttttgtaatcgattCGTTGaaagaaaagtccgaaaatttttgaattgtctgttaacttcgagatcataaattttcatgatactgaagttagcagacaattacaaatttttggatttttttttgaacaattttgaacaattaaatttaaagaaaaaaaaaactaaaaatatgcacatgtagaaaatttaaaagactacaagtgcaattttttttaatatttttttttttataatttatcg
This genomic interval from Microplitis mediator isolate UGA2020A chromosome 2, iyMicMedi2.1, whole genome shotgun sequence contains the following:
- the LOC130663559 gene encoding uncharacterized protein LOC130663559, coding for MADENIPAAPAAKERKSLHVTTLIAKIAEVILAVFTIGLIVDPLNSYHQRMYNRPRSKLDDVALIYTTVAGYLIINVLFIIGHALGDKIPKRMIVMFSAVGSILHIVAASLMVHGWRKAVGSYYDIQNNNIYSSKMYNDMMISASVFTFINAAVFAGEVFVTIKYS